The window CTCCTGTAGTCAGCGACGATTCCCGTGTCAATTTTTTCCGTTTGGCTATCAATGCCGCGCACGTGAAGCTTCACCGCGAAAACTAGTTGCTTTGTCTTTCCAAGGTCCAAAAACGGATCTTTTTCGGCAAACCACATTTCCTTACTGCTTGGCGTTACCCAAAGAGGGACTTCGCCATTCGTCGCCTTAATCTCCCGGCGGATCTGGCCGTTCGGTGAGATGGCGACGAATTTGCATTTCATTTTGCCTGTCACTCTCAGCCATATCCAATTGTCTCGAACCTGTTTCGGAGCCGGCGCCGCGGTCGTCGTTGCGACCAGGGGGTTCGGCTTGTTTCCCCCACCGAGGGTCGCCATCAGTGTCCCGAAGCCGACGATCAACGCAGCGGACACAACAAATGGCACTCGTAGCCTGTTCACGATCATGGCTTTCATCACCCCGTTCGCGATCCGATCGATCGCACCTGGGACCACCCCGGATGCCAGTTCCCCGGCCCCCGCACCGACCAGAATCCGCACCGTGCTGGCCGCGAGGGCGGACGGGACCGCAGCTGCCCCGCTTCCACCCGCCCACACCGCTCCGAGAGCCACGTCTCCCAATCCCCGGGCGGCGAACCGCTCGGCGAGAAGCTTCCGGGCTGCCGCCAGCCGGCTCGACAGCGTGCCTTCAGGTACGCCGAGTTCGGCCGCCGCGTCGCGACGGGATCGGCCGAGCAACTCACACAACACGACCGGCGCGCGATAGTGGACCGGGAGGCCGGCTACCTCGGCGTCGACGGCGTCGGCCAGTTCGGCTCGCTCGGCCGACGCGCCGGACTCACCCGCCGCCGGTTCGTCCGCCAGCGGTTCGGTGCGGTGACGCTGTCGGGTGGTCAACAATTTGCGCGACACGCGGACGGCGACGCCGTGTAGCCAGTTCGGGAGCGACTCCGGCGTGCGGATTTGGTCGGCCCGACGGAGGAGGACCACAAACGTGGCCTGGAATGCGTCTTCGGCGTCTTGCCGATGGCCGAGAACGCGGCGGCAGACTTGCAAGACCAGCGGCCCGTGTCGGCGGACGACTTCGGCAAACGCGGCTTCGTCGTCGCCGGCTCGGACCGCGGCTACCAAGGCGGTGTCCGGGGCCAGGAAGACGAGCCCACGGACGAAAGAAAAGGCGGAATCTGCTGATCGTGTCATGTGGCGGCCGCGACGCGAGGACGGGTTCCTACAGAGTAGTACCGCGAACCCGGCCCGCGCGTCGCGAAAATGGCCCGCGTTACTTGGCGAGTGACGCCCGCCACTCCTGGCCCAGTTCCACGAGCGATTTCCCGGTGATGTCTTTCCAGACGGTTTCCTTGTATTTCCCCTCGCGCATAACGGCGTTCAACTTGCGCACGGTCTCCTTGTCGTACTTCTCGGTCACGAACCCCAGGAAGGCCGCGGAGACGCGGTAACTGCCGTCGTACTTGGCCCGCTCCGGCGTGAGTCTGCCGATCTTGCCGGGCTCGTACTTGAAGAACCGGATGTAGTCGGCCACGCCTTCGACCAGCCAGCCCGGGTTGCCGCGGGAGCGGTAGAATTGGACGCAGTGGACGGTCTCGTGGACCATCGCCCCGATGTCCTCCGGGTGGGCTTTAAAGAACTTGACCGACCCGCGAATCCGCCCGCCGCCCGCCTCGGCCACGCCGTTGTAATCACTCTTGAGGGCCATCCGGATCACCGTCAGCGGCTTGAACCCGTCGCTCTTCAACTCCTCGCAGATCATCGGGTACTGGCGCTCGCAGATCCGGGCGGTTTTCTCGGCCCACGTTTTCATTTCCGGCGCGTCGGCCACGTCCAGAACGAACTCGATGGGGTAGCGAAACGCGGCGACGCGCGGGGTCGACTCGATGATGATTTCGTCGATCGCGAGTGGGTGTGCCAGATCCTCGGTCGGGCGGACGCGGACCGCGCGGACCTTTCGCCCCTTGAAGTCCGTCTTCGCCTTCCCGTCCGCGAACTTGGCGGCCGATTCAAACGACTTGCCGTCCGCCGACACTTCGAGCGTCCCGGCGTCTAACGCATCCATGCCGCCGGCCCGGCCGGTGCTGACTGTGACGGAGCGCACGTCGACGGGGGCGTCGAACACGAGGGTAAAGTGGTCATCCTTACCCGGGTTCTTTTCCGAGCCGAAGTAAGAGGCCGGGTCGCCATCGAAGGCGAACTGGCGGATCTGCCGGCCGGCCGTGGCGAGGCTCGTTTCGACCATCGCGCCGATCGGAGCCGGCGACGGCATCGGGGCCGTCTCGACGGCCGCTACCGGAGACAGGCCGAACGCGGCCGTCGCAAAGAGAGAGAAGATCAACCGTTGCATCAGGTTCCCGTGGGTACGCAGGCGCAGTGTTGGGCCAAGAAACACGTTGGGGCGAACGCCTGAGCCGTGGGAGTAAGCTCATGAACAGGTGATCGTCTTGATACGCATGTGGTACGTCAAGGATGAAAAAGATGAAAGCTGCGGGGATGTGCGGGGCGGGGACGGGAGCAGCAACGAAAAACGTAGCCCGCTCGTGCATCGAGCGGGCGTATTCCCAAACGAGACACGTTCACGGCCGCGCCGCGAGCCGTTGAATCGACGCGGCGGCTTCGCGGGTGATGACGGCCTCGGGCGAGCCGCCGGCCAGTTTCTTCAGAAGGTCTTTCGCTGTAGGCGTGCCGAACCGCTCCAGGATTTCGACACACCGTGTTGCCCGGAGTTGGTCGGGGGACAGGGTCGGGGCGCTCAGCTTCTTTAACAGCGCTTCGGCTCGGCTGCGGACCTCGATCGAAGGCGACTCGGTCTTCGCCTTCCGCAGCGCGGCTTCGGCCGCCTGTCCCATTTTCTCCAATTCGGCCGTCGCCCGCTGCCGCGTGGCGAACTCGTCGGCGTCCATCTCCACAATCAACCGGGCAATGTGCTTATCGTCCTCCGCGTTCGCCTGCCCGGCCGGGCGCAGCCTGTCCGCGAACAACGGGAGCGCGACATCTGGTGCTGTCTGGAGCCGCCGCATGGCCTGGGCCGCGGTCCGGGCGTCTTTGGATTCGAGGTCGGCCCAGAGCGCGGTCGCGTCGGCCGGTTTGGCGGGCGGGAGAACCGGCGCGCCGCCGTCGTCTCGGAGAACGAACCGGCCCAGGCCCGTGGCCGTCTCCCAATAACTAACCGTCCCCTCGCGACTGCCCGTGGCGAACGAGCGACCGTCCTGCGCGAACCTGACTGCCCAGGTGTTGTTCGTCGGGCCGTCCGGTCGAAGGCGGAGCGTACCGGCCGGGAAATCCCACAGGATGACCTCGCCGAGTTCCTTGCGGTTGAAGTTCCCGGCCCCGGAAAGGAGCAGTTTGCCGTCCGGCGAAAACGCCAGGGACGTGACCCCGGCCGTGTGGCCCTTCATTGTCGTAACGACGCGGCCGGAGTTTACCTCCCACACCCGGACCGAGCAGTCCCAGCTCCCGGTCGCGATCAGTTTGCCGTCGCGGGA is drawn from Fimbriiglobus ruber and contains these coding sequences:
- a CDS encoding sigma-70 family RNA polymerase sigma factor, which translates into the protein MQVCRRVLGHRQDAEDAFQATFVVLLRRADQIRTPESLPNWLHGVAVRVSRKLLTTRQRHRTEPLADEPAAGESGASAERAELADAVDAEVAGLPVHYRAPVVLCELLGRSRRDAAAELGVPEGTLSSRLAAARKLLAERFAARGLGDVALGAVWAGGSGAAAVPSALAASTVRILVGAGAGELASGVVPGAIDRIANGVMKAMIVNRLRVPFVVSAALIVGFGTLMATLGGGNKPNPLVATTTAAPAPKQVRDNWIWLRVTGKMKCKFVAISPNGQIRREIKATNGEVPLWVTPSSKEMWFAEKDPFLDLGKTKQLVFAVKLHVRGIDSQTEKIDTGIVADYRRAFLSRNGKTIGKFEIVQIGLDDRPDIDKNTLVDVVTKREKMLDLPSDHMMRDLAPDGRWVLTTRRIPLYNEAIPWSGNRLYRASVDGGTPRLLSASIVPYGVSISPDGKRVLVFGEDLAGKKEATWQNSVFVIDVETAKATCIGGEVNQRFSAGVWSPDSRRIAYAWQRGDNAGDWSTVPPTRLVVCDDDGKNASTVMTTDDYVLPVAWW
- a CDS encoding basic secretory protein-like protein, with protein sequence MQRLIFSLFATAAFGLSPVAAVETAPMPSPAPIGAMVETSLATAGRQIRQFAFDGDPASYFGSEKNPGKDDHFTLVFDAPVDVRSVTVSTGRAGGMDALDAGTLEVSADGKSFESAAKFADGKAKTDFKGRKVRAVRVRPTEDLAHPLAIDEIIIESTPRVAAFRYPIEFVLDVADAPEMKTWAEKTARICERQYPMICEELKSDGFKPLTVIRMALKSDYNGVAEAGGGRIRGSVKFFKAHPEDIGAMVHETVHCVQFYRSRGNPGWLVEGVADYIRFFKYEPGKIGRLTPERAKYDGSYRVSAAFLGFVTEKYDKETVRKLNAVMREGKYKETVWKDITGKSLVELGQEWRASLAK